A DNA window from Coffea arabica cultivar ET-39 chromosome 6c, Coffea Arabica ET-39 HiFi, whole genome shotgun sequence contains the following coding sequences:
- the LOC113691579 gene encoding uncharacterized protein isoform X1 — protein sequence MAASVQCRPQDRSLGMVMKEIEGDLATFLEMRKREKERNGLLLIENNDGFDHSAASNPDNSVVSDAIFIETTQTTPADNFFAAVSNKSDYDWLVASPDTPSLPLPELEVQNADSQTSITEALSTAEIFKPENLPDEPSSANTTSAQLITSTSKHSSASRNKRSSLSEGQKPTASRSATPTRKSGLLSASKPSRSSTPTSRGVAASAKPVVPIVRSSTPTRATARSSTPTLSLRSASKSESRFARPTCKASTPSSATSMSAAGRSSSVTKTVPTTVKSLKTSCGTTPPVKSQPKKTAEKAVFSSNTPPNLRMAVPKRPSSASRERLTASSCLLSSSDSIAGRPRQKSCSPSRGRVNDGAFNHEITIFPKSRGYSNCNDSVNPVLIGTKMVERVVNMRKLAPSKHNNYESQDNSSGKPSLSIGNSGFGRSLSKKSLDMAIRHMDIRGISGNLKTIVTSLPASKSGSTKSRTTSLSDSPLATCSTASSEPSVNNVANVLDGRDIDVNDIGCERESLPPTS from the exons GGCCACAAGATAGAAGTCTTGGGATGGTGATGAAGGAGATAGAGGGGGATCTTGCTACGTTCCTTGAGATGCGGAAGCGCGAAAAGGAGAGGAATGGTCTTCTTCTCATTGAGAATAATGATGGATTTGATCATTCAGCAG CATCAAATCCTGATAACTCAGTGGTATCAGATGCAATTTTCATAGAGACTACACAAACAACTCCTGCTGATAATTTTTTCGCTGCTGTGAGCAATAAAAGTGATTATGATTG GCTTGTTGCATCACCTGATACTCCTTCCTTACCTTTGCCGGAGCTGGAGGTACAAAATGCTGACAGTCAGACTTCAATTACAGAGGCTCTAAGTACAGCTGAAATATTCAAG CCAGAAAACCTACCTGATGAACCTTCTTCAGCAAACACCACATCTGCTCAACTGATTACATCAACTAGTAAACACTCCTCTGCTTCAAGAAATAAAAGGTCTTCATTATCAGAGGGGCAAAAACCAACTGCTTCTAGATCTGCAACTCCAACTAGGAAGTCAGGCTTACTTTCAGCATCAAAACCCTCGAGATCATCCACACCCACTTCAAGAGGCGTTGCTGCTTCTGCAAAGCCTGTGGTTCCTATAGTGAGATCCTCAACTCCTACAAGAGCTACTGCTCGCTCTTCCACACCAACTTTGAGCTTAAGATCTGCGTCTAAGTCAGAATCGAGGTTTGCAAGACCTACGTGTAAAGCTTCAACTCCATCAAGTGCAACTAGTATGTCTGCTGCTGGTCGGTCTTCCTCAGTGACAAAGACAGTTCCAACAACGGTAAAAAGTTTAAAAACATCATGTGGTACTACTCCTCCAGTCAAGTCTCAGCCTAAGAAGACAGCTGAGAAGGCTGTTTTTTCATCTAATACCCCTCCAAATTTGAGAATGGCAGTGCCTAAAAGGCCATCTTCCGCATCCAGAGAAAGACTGACTGCATCTAGTTGCCTATTGTCTTCGAGCGACTCTATCGCTGGGAGACCGAGACAGAAGTCATGTTCTCCTTCACGTGGGCGAGTCAATGATGGTGCTTTTAACCATGAAATCACTATATTTCCTAAGAGTCGAGGATACTCCAACTGTAATGACAGTGTGAATCCAGTTTTGATTGGTACCAAGATGGTTGAAAGAGTAGTGAACATGCGGAAGCTAGCTCCTTCTAAACATAATAACTATGAATCCCAGGATAACTCCTCAGGGAAGCCTTCTTTGTCCATTGGCAACTCAGGCTTCGGAAGGTCACTGTCAAAAAAGTCCTTAGACATGGCTATACGGCATATG GATATACGAGGCATCTCCGGTAATCTAAAGACAATAGTAACAAGTCTTCCAGCTTCTAAATCTGGCTCAACAAAAAGCAGGACCACCAGTCTTTCAGACTCTCCTCTTGCCACATGCAGCACTGCTAGTTCCGAGCCCAGTGTTAACAATGTTGCCAATGTGTTGGATGGTAGAGATATTGATGTTAATGATATTGGCTGTGAAAGGGAGTCCTTGCCCCCTACCAGTTAG
- the LOC113691579 gene encoding uncharacterized protein isoform X2, whose product MVMKEIEGDLATFLEMRKREKERNGLLLIENNDGFDHSAASNPDNSVVSDAIFIETTQTTPADNFFAAVSNKSDYDWLVASPDTPSLPLPELEVQNADSQTSITEALSTAEIFKPENLPDEPSSANTTSAQLITSTSKHSSASRNKRSSLSEGQKPTASRSATPTRKSGLLSASKPSRSSTPTSRGVAASAKPVVPIVRSSTPTRATARSSTPTLSLRSASKSESRFARPTCKASTPSSATSMSAAGRSSSVTKTVPTTVKSLKTSCGTTPPVKSQPKKTAEKAVFSSNTPPNLRMAVPKRPSSASRERLTASSCLLSSSDSIAGRPRQKSCSPSRGRVNDGAFNHEITIFPKSRGYSNCNDSVNPVLIGTKMVERVVNMRKLAPSKHNNYESQDNSSGKPSLSIGNSGFGRSLSKKSLDMAIRHMDIRGISGNLKTIVTSLPASKSGSTKSRTTSLSDSPLATCSTASSEPSVNNVANVLDGRDIDVNDIGCERESLPPTS is encoded by the exons ATGGTGATGAAGGAGATAGAGGGGGATCTTGCTACGTTCCTTGAGATGCGGAAGCGCGAAAAGGAGAGGAATGGTCTTCTTCTCATTGAGAATAATGATGGATTTGATCATTCAGCAG CATCAAATCCTGATAACTCAGTGGTATCAGATGCAATTTTCATAGAGACTACACAAACAACTCCTGCTGATAATTTTTTCGCTGCTGTGAGCAATAAAAGTGATTATGATTG GCTTGTTGCATCACCTGATACTCCTTCCTTACCTTTGCCGGAGCTGGAGGTACAAAATGCTGACAGTCAGACTTCAATTACAGAGGCTCTAAGTACAGCTGAAATATTCAAG CCAGAAAACCTACCTGATGAACCTTCTTCAGCAAACACCACATCTGCTCAACTGATTACATCAACTAGTAAACACTCCTCTGCTTCAAGAAATAAAAGGTCTTCATTATCAGAGGGGCAAAAACCAACTGCTTCTAGATCTGCAACTCCAACTAGGAAGTCAGGCTTACTTTCAGCATCAAAACCCTCGAGATCATCCACACCCACTTCAAGAGGCGTTGCTGCTTCTGCAAAGCCTGTGGTTCCTATAGTGAGATCCTCAACTCCTACAAGAGCTACTGCTCGCTCTTCCACACCAACTTTGAGCTTAAGATCTGCGTCTAAGTCAGAATCGAGGTTTGCAAGACCTACGTGTAAAGCTTCAACTCCATCAAGTGCAACTAGTATGTCTGCTGCTGGTCGGTCTTCCTCAGTGACAAAGACAGTTCCAACAACGGTAAAAAGTTTAAAAACATCATGTGGTACTACTCCTCCAGTCAAGTCTCAGCCTAAGAAGACAGCTGAGAAGGCTGTTTTTTCATCTAATACCCCTCCAAATTTGAGAATGGCAGTGCCTAAAAGGCCATCTTCCGCATCCAGAGAAAGACTGACTGCATCTAGTTGCCTATTGTCTTCGAGCGACTCTATCGCTGGGAGACCGAGACAGAAGTCATGTTCTCCTTCACGTGGGCGAGTCAATGATGGTGCTTTTAACCATGAAATCACTATATTTCCTAAGAGTCGAGGATACTCCAACTGTAATGACAGTGTGAATCCAGTTTTGATTGGTACCAAGATGGTTGAAAGAGTAGTGAACATGCGGAAGCTAGCTCCTTCTAAACATAATAACTATGAATCCCAGGATAACTCCTCAGGGAAGCCTTCTTTGTCCATTGGCAACTCAGGCTTCGGAAGGTCACTGTCAAAAAAGTCCTTAGACATGGCTATACGGCATATG GATATACGAGGCATCTCCGGTAATCTAAAGACAATAGTAACAAGTCTTCCAGCTTCTAAATCTGGCTCAACAAAAAGCAGGACCACCAGTCTTTCAGACTCTCCTCTTGCCACATGCAGCACTGCTAGTTCCGAGCCCAGTGTTAACAATGTTGCCAATGTGTTGGATGGTAGAGATATTGATGTTAATGATATTGGCTGTGAAAGGGAGTCCTTGCCCCCTACCAGTTAG